Proteins from a single region of Sphingopyxis sp. BSN-002:
- the trpB gene encoding tryptophan synthase subunit beta, whose product MTRSPQPSDDLGHLPNSLRGQPDEAGHFGKFGGRFVPETLMPLILDLEREYRAAKRDPAFQAEFDDLLEHYVGRPSPLYFAPRLTSALGGAQIWFKRDELNHTGAHKINNCVGQILLAIRMGKTRIIAETGAGQHGVATATVCARFGLPCVVYMGAADIARQAPNVFRMKLLGAEVVPVTAGAATLKDAMNEALRDWVTHVEDTFYIIGTAAGPHPYPELVRDFQSVIGREARAQMLARAGRLPDLLVAAIGGGSNAIGLFHPFLDDPMVKMLGVEAAGHGLDKEHAASLAGGRPGILHGNKTYLLQDDDGQIVEGHSISAGLDYPGIGPEHAWLKDIGRVDYTSATDAEALEAFQLLCRTEGIIPALEPSHAVAAVARIAPTMPKDSIIIVNMCGRGDKDIFSVAQHLGVEL is encoded by the coding sequence ATGACGCGGTCTCCACAACCATCCGACGATCTTGGTCATCTTCCGAACAGCTTGCGTGGGCAGCCGGACGAAGCGGGTCATTTCGGGAAATTCGGGGGCCGCTTCGTCCCCGAAACGCTCATGCCCCTCATCCTCGATCTGGAGCGCGAATATCGAGCCGCAAAGCGCGACCCGGCCTTCCAGGCCGAGTTCGACGACCTGCTCGAACATTATGTCGGCCGTCCCAGTCCGCTATACTTCGCGCCGCGCTTGACGTCCGCGCTCGGCGGCGCTCAGATCTGGTTCAAGCGCGACGAACTCAATCACACCGGCGCCCACAAGATCAACAATTGCGTCGGCCAGATCCTGCTGGCGATCCGGATGGGCAAGACCCGCATCATCGCGGAAACGGGCGCGGGCCAGCACGGGGTGGCTACTGCAACCGTCTGCGCGCGCTTTGGCCTGCCCTGCGTCGTCTATATGGGCGCCGCCGATATCGCGCGCCAGGCGCCCAATGTCTTCCGCATGAAGCTGCTGGGCGCCGAGGTCGTGCCCGTCACGGCCGGCGCCGCGACCCTCAAGGACGCGATGAACGAGGCGCTGCGCGACTGGGTCACCCATGTCGAGGACACCTTCTACATCATCGGCACCGCAGCCGGTCCCCACCCCTATCCGGAGCTTGTGCGTGATTTCCAGAGCGTGATCGGAAGGGAAGCGCGGGCCCAGATGCTGGCCCGTGCCGGCCGCCTACCCGATCTCTTGGTTGCCGCGATCGGCGGCGGATCGAATGCGATCGGTCTCTTTCACCCGTTCCTTGACGACCCGATGGTGAAGATGCTTGGCGTCGAGGCGGCCGGCCATGGCCTCGACAAGGAACATGCCGCCTCACTGGCCGGCGGGCGTCCCGGCATTCTTCACGGCAACAAGACCTATCTGCTGCAGGATGACGACGGGCAGATCGTCGAAGGCCATTCGATCAGCGCAGGTCTCGATTATCCGGGCATCGGCCCCGAGCATGCATGGCTCAAGGACATCGGGCGGGTGGACTATACCTCCGCGACCGACGCCGAAGCGCTCGAAGCGTTTCAGCTGCTTTGCAGAACAGAGGGTATCATCCCGGCGCTTGAGCCCAGTCACGCCGTCGCCGCGGTTGCCAGGATCGCGCCGACGATGCCGAAAGATAGCATCATCATCGTCAACATGTGCGGACGAGGGGACAAGGACATATTCTCGGTGGCCCAGCATCTCGGCGTGGAACTTTGA
- a CDS encoding LysR family transcriptional regulator: METLANLISFVRSAELGSFSEAARRLALTPAAVSRNVAMLERNLGVRLFHRSTRRLTLTEAGEAFRLAIAGSLDEIQAAIAGVASDSGEPAGVLKVSMAPTFGVMHMLPMLPAFLARYPRIRPEWHFENRPVDIVAEGYDAAIGGGFDLSPGVVARSLAPAHIVAVASPAYMAGRVAPNDPAGLTELDGIVMRSLQSGRIRHWTMRDAVGNESAATLREDIVVNDPAAMREVARLGMGVALLAMPDVLPELESGTLVRLVPRWYADAGAISVYYASRTLLPGKTRAFVDWVADVFKRERLAERFAGSLGS, encoded by the coding sequence ATGGAAACGCTCGCCAATCTTATCTCCTTTGTGCGCAGCGCCGAGCTGGGCAGCTTTTCCGAAGCGGCGCGCCGGCTGGCGCTGACCCCGGCGGCGGTGAGCCGCAACGTCGCGATGCTCGAACGCAATCTGGGGGTGCGGCTCTTCCACCGGTCGACGCGCAGATTGACGCTGACAGAGGCGGGGGAAGCCTTTCGCCTCGCGATTGCGGGGAGCCTCGACGAGATCCAGGCGGCGATCGCGGGGGTCGCTTCGGACAGCGGGGAACCGGCCGGCGTGCTGAAGGTCAGTATGGCCCCAACCTTTGGCGTCATGCACATGCTGCCGATGCTGCCCGCCTTCCTCGCACGTTATCCCCGCATCCGTCCCGAATGGCATTTCGAGAACCGGCCTGTCGACATTGTTGCCGAGGGTTATGATGCGGCGATCGGGGGCGGCTTCGACCTATCGCCGGGGGTCGTGGCGCGGAGCTTGGCGCCCGCGCATATCGTCGCGGTCGCATCGCCCGCCTATATGGCGGGCCGCGTCGCGCCAAACGATCCTGCCGGACTGACCGAGCTTGACGGCATCGTCATGCGCTCACTCCAGTCGGGGCGCATCCGCCACTGGACTATGCGCGATGCGGTGGGGAACGAGAGCGCGGCAACATTGCGTGAGGACATTGTCGTCAACGATCCCGCCGCGATGCGCGAAGTCGCGCGGCTCGGGATGGGTGTCGCTCTTCTCGCGATGCCCGATGTGCTGCCGGAACTCGAGAGTGGTACGCTGGTGCGGCTCGTCCCACGCTGGTACGCCGACGCGGGTGCGATATCGGTCTATTATGCGTCGCGCACGCTGCTTCCCGGCAAGACGCGCGCGTTCGTCGATTGGGTCGCCGATGTTTTCAAGCGTGAGCGGCTGGCCGAACGGTTTGCGGGTAGCTTGGGTAGCTGA
- a CDS encoding NAD(P)-binding domain-containing protein yields MPSIGIIGAGNIGRAIATALANKGIPATLANRRGPESLAEVVASIGPAIAAGTRDEAAVKDIVFVAVNWSKLPAALADLPDFGGRIVVDTNNPIEAPLFKPFDLGGRASSEVFADMVPGARVVKAFNHLQPHLVSGDPAREGGKRVLFYSSDDAAARAEVGALIDRLGFAGIDLGSLAVGARLVQFPGGPLPALNLVKFD; encoded by the coding sequence ATGCCCAGCATCGGCATCATCGGCGCCGGCAACATCGGCCGCGCCATCGCCACCGCCCTCGCGAACAAGGGTATCCCGGCGACGCTCGCCAACCGCCGTGGCCCCGAAAGCCTCGCCGAGGTCGTCGCCTCCATCGGTCCGGCAATCGCCGCCGGAACGCGCGACGAAGCCGCCGTGAAGGATATCGTCTTCGTCGCGGTCAACTGGTCGAAGCTTCCGGCCGCGCTCGCCGACCTGCCCGACTTTGGCGGCCGCATCGTCGTCGACACCAACAACCCGATCGAAGCGCCGCTATTCAAGCCTTTCGATCTTGGAGGGCGTGCGTCATCAGAAGTGTTTGCCGACATGGTGCCGGGCGCCCGGGTGGTGAAGGCATTCAACCATCTTCAGCCGCATCTCGTCTCCGGCGATCCGGCGCGCGAAGGCGGCAAGCGCGTGCTCTTCTACTCGAGCGACGATGCAGCGGCCAGGGCCGAGGTGGGCGCGTTAATCGATCGGCTCGGCTTCGCCGGGATCGATCTCGGCAGCCTTGCCGTGGGCGCACGACTCGTCCAGTTTCCGGGCGGACCGCTACCGGCTCTCAATCTCGTCAAATTCGATTGA
- the folE gene encoding GTP cyclohydrolase I FolE: MLHVPPSSPTVDGAIPPEVLASVETLLRWVGEDPHREGLLDTPKRVARAWKDYCQGYDEDPAVHLSRTFEEVGGYDEIVLLRDIPFQSHCEHHMAPITGKASIAYLPRDRVVGISKLARVLNGYARRLQVQERLTAEVARCIWDNLRPHGVAVVIDAQHGCMTGRGVRTPGVGMVTSRLLGCFLDDQRSRKEVLALMGY; this comes from the coding sequence ATGCTTCACGTGCCCCCTTCCAGCCCCACCGTTGACGGCGCGATACCCCCCGAGGTTCTCGCGTCGGTGGAGACGCTGCTGCGCTGGGTCGGCGAGGATCCTCATCGCGAAGGCCTGCTCGACACACCGAAGCGCGTCGCGCGTGCCTGGAAGGATTATTGCCAGGGGTATGACGAGGATCCGGCGGTGCATCTCTCGCGCACCTTCGAAGAGGTCGGCGGCTATGACGAGATCGTCTTGCTGCGCGACATCCCTTTCCAGTCGCATTGCGAGCATCATATGGCGCCGATCACCGGAAAGGCGTCGATCGCCTACCTCCCCCGCGACCGCGTCGTCGGCATCTCCAAGCTCGCGCGCGTGCTGAACGGCTATGCGCGCCGGCTGCAGGTGCAGGAGCGGCTGACCGCCGAGGTCGCCCGATGCATCTGGGACAATCTCCGTCCGCACGGCGTCGCCGTGGTGATCGACGCCCAGCATGGCTGCATGACTGGGCGCGGCGTGCGCACGCCCGGCGTCGGCATGGTCACGAGCCGGCTCCTCGGCTGCTTCCTCGACGACCAGCGGAGCCGCAAGGAAGTGCTCGCACTGATGGGCTATTGA
- a CDS encoding DUF1153 domain-containing protein, with the protein MLEFTTRPTSVAGPVGPLTIDDLPSSTAGYWVARRKAELLAAIDGGLIGLADACARYRLSGEELESWRRTIDRAGIPGLRVTKARRLRDQTVE; encoded by the coding sequence GTGCTCGAATTTACGACGAGGCCGACATCGGTCGCCGGGCCGGTCGGGCCGCTGACAATCGACGATCTGCCTTCATCGACGGCAGGCTATTGGGTCGCGCGCCGCAAGGCGGAGTTGCTTGCCGCGATCGATGGCGGACTGATCGGGCTGGCCGACGCCTGCGCAAGATACCGCCTCAGCGGCGAAGAGCTGGAATCGTGGCGCCGCACTATCGACCGGGCGGGCATACCCGGGCTGCGCGTGACAAAGGCACGTCGCCTGCGCGATCAGACTGTCGAATAG
- a CDS encoding CHAT domain-containing protein — translation MLASFARRGRSVRGRARAGGVQLIRYKSWLLFVALALAAPEVSAKLSVDPVPASAELNDALAAKRYDEAMTLARREHEACVAGKGSDPCVGLLALQSDALTAWAVDHGDFDRDEKGEGMALRTARLLHAQVNRLKGFDGPIFASAFGNLGEMLSLYGRPVEGEQYLRDGLRYNIVRAMEFQGTERLSDAALRTSLLRLTRNLALQGRNEEARGYLAAADSLLSTLAMMGSPEAKRALPDFLAVAALVPGEAAGGAADYVEAAAGYEWEREHNGEGWDPDDWAAVRGRLARDEIAFLARSGNMAKAVARFDAEPDLLRGGRGASRLEFLTRLGAALVAEGRANEGAPILAEAMPVVDTTWDRSDDRRIDAHAARGAAILALDPAQRGDAAAEYRQAVSGAVARVEAADTTEGLVRAVRRYRPVFEGLLGALPPEAASSLTRGEAFEAAQWSSIGETAATLAKVSARTSRSNGPVAEKERFREEVRVSVASLNREIAQWLSVPGSPDTDRELLGKFYLRDVDAVMDEMSTEEIAAIDPAYDQLVKPRPIAAERVQALLDKDEAVLFFLSDERGTSVFVLTRSGFTWHRSALTRDALAKSVEQLRGQIKRDLRERWAGSVDNFDEQLAHNLYQELIAPIEASLGGATRLMTVTPGPLSSLPLTLLVTAGADTQKPQFLIDRYEISTLPSVSSLYSLRCLLRPAGDRPAGCGPGPGRNRPPSQTILFAAGDPALKGHPGDDRGIVEYSELFQRGIADPARIMAMPSLPGTRREIEGVRSIFDPGQTIALMGSAATEGSVKSNPGLANARYVLFSTHGLLASETGLDGEPGLVFTPPAAGAQSDRDDGLLTASEAAQLKLAADIVVLSACNTASSNGSAEADGLSGLAQSFFYAGAGSLLVSHWPLDDEAGAEIVTHLFAGIEKHPGAPGAAFRQAILALRAKDDTSSPAVWAPLVFVGTTDRGVR, via the coding sequence TTGCTTGCGTCCTTCGCGCGCCGCGGTAGGTCGGTCAGGGGTCGCGCTAGGGCAGGGGGCGTGCAATTGATCCGGTATAAATCATGGTTGCTCTTCGTGGCGCTTGCCTTGGCCGCGCCCGAGGTGTCCGCCAAGCTGTCCGTCGACCCCGTTCCCGCGAGTGCCGAGCTGAACGATGCGCTCGCCGCCAAACGCTATGACGAAGCGATGACTTTGGCACGCCGCGAGCATGAAGCTTGCGTCGCGGGCAAAGGGTCCGATCCTTGCGTCGGACTGCTCGCCTTGCAAAGCGATGCGCTGACCGCCTGGGCGGTGGATCATGGTGATTTCGATCGCGACGAAAAGGGCGAAGGTATGGCCCTTCGCACCGCGCGCCTCCTCCACGCCCAGGTGAACAGGCTAAAGGGCTTCGATGGGCCGATCTTCGCGTCGGCGTTCGGCAACCTCGGCGAGATGCTGTCGCTCTACGGCCGGCCGGTAGAAGGCGAGCAGTATTTGCGGGACGGGCTGCGATACAACATCGTGCGGGCGATGGAGTTCCAGGGAACCGAGCGGCTCTCCGATGCGGCGCTCCGCACGTCGCTCCTGCGGCTGACCCGCAACCTTGCGCTGCAGGGCCGCAATGAGGAAGCGCGCGGTTATCTCGCTGCCGCCGACAGCCTGCTTTCGACGTTGGCAATGATGGGCTCCCCCGAAGCTAAACGCGCGCTCCCCGATTTTCTGGCGGTTGCGGCGTTGGTGCCGGGCGAAGCGGCCGGTGGCGCTGCGGATTATGTCGAGGCGGCGGCCGGGTATGAATGGGAACGCGAGCACAATGGCGAGGGATGGGACCCCGATGACTGGGCGGCAGTCCGGGGTCGCCTCGCCCGCGACGAGATCGCTTTTCTCGCGCGGAGCGGGAACATGGCAAAGGCGGTGGCGCGCTTCGATGCCGAGCCGGACCTGCTGCGCGGCGGGCGAGGCGCGTCGCGTCTCGAATTTCTGACCCGGCTCGGCGCTGCGCTCGTCGCTGAGGGGCGCGCTAACGAAGGTGCCCCGATTCTCGCCGAGGCAATGCCGGTCGTCGATACGACCTGGGACAGAAGCGATGATAGGCGCATCGATGCGCATGCGGCGCGCGGCGCCGCAATCCTAGCGCTCGATCCGGCGCAGCGCGGCGATGCCGCGGCCGAATATCGGCAGGCTGTCTCAGGCGCGGTGGCGCGGGTCGAGGCGGCCGACACAACCGAGGGGCTTGTTCGCGCCGTCCGGCGCTACCGTCCCGTCTTTGAGGGACTGCTCGGCGCCCTTCCTCCCGAAGCGGCGAGCTCGCTCACGCGCGGAGAAGCGTTCGAGGCGGCCCAATGGTCGTCGATCGGCGAGACCGCGGCGACACTTGCCAAGGTCTCGGCACGCACATCGCGCAGCAACGGCCCGGTCGCGGAAAAGGAGCGGTTCCGCGAGGAGGTGCGCGTAAGCGTTGCGTCGCTCAACCGCGAGATCGCGCAATGGCTATCGGTTCCCGGCAGCCCCGATACCGATCGCGAGTTGCTCGGAAAATTCTATTTGCGCGACGTTGATGCCGTGATGGACGAAATGTCGACCGAGGAGATTGCAGCGATCGACCCCGCCTATGATCAGCTTGTCAAGCCTCGGCCGATCGCGGCCGAGCGGGTCCAAGCGCTGCTCGACAAGGACGAGGCCGTTCTCTTCTTCCTTTCTGACGAGCGGGGCACGTCGGTCTTTGTTCTGACGCGCTCGGGATTTACATGGCATCGTTCGGCCCTGACCCGCGATGCCTTGGCGAAGAGCGTTGAGCAGCTGCGCGGTCAGATCAAGCGCGACCTTCGCGAGCGCTGGGCCGGGAGCGTCGACAATTTCGACGAGCAGCTTGCGCACAATCTGTATCAGGAGCTCATAGCGCCCATTGAAGCGTCGCTCGGTGGCGCGACGCGTCTGATGACCGTGACGCCGGGTCCGCTGAGCAGCCTCCCGTTGACCTTGCTCGTCACCGCGGGTGCCGACACGCAGAAGCCGCAATTTCTGATAGATCGTTACGAGATTTCGACGCTGCCGTCGGTTTCAAGTCTTTACTCCTTGCGTTGCCTGCTTCGGCCTGCGGGTGATCGCCCGGCCGGTTGCGGCCCTGGACCCGGACGCAATCGTCCGCCATCGCAGACGATCCTGTTCGCTGCGGGCGATCCCGCGCTTAAGGGGCATCCGGGCGACGACCGGGGTATCGTGGAATATTCGGAGTTGTTCCAGCGTGGCATAGCGGACCCGGCCCGGATCATGGCGATGCCTTCGCTTCCAGGCACGCGCCGGGAGATCGAGGGCGTGCGATCGATTTTCGATCCCGGACAGACTATTGCTCTTATGGGCTCAGCGGCGACCGAGGGATCGGTCAAGTCGAATCCCGGGCTGGCCAATGCACGCTATGTCCTTTTTTCGACGCACGGTCTGCTGGCGAGCGAGACGGGGCTCGACGGCGAGCCGGGTCTCGTTTTCACGCCGCCGGCGGCCGGGGCGCAGTCCGACAGGGACGATGGTCTGCTCACCGCCTCAGAAGCCGCGCAGCTGAAGCTCGCAGCGGATATTGTCGTACTGTCTGCGTGCAACACCGCAAGTTCGAATGGCAGCGCTGAAGCGGACGGACTGTCGGGCTTGGCGCAGTCTTTCTTCTATGCTGGCGCGGGTTCGCTTCTGGTGTCGCACTGGCCGCTCGACGATGAGGCCGGGGCCGAAATCGTCACGCATCTCTTTGCAGGCATCGAAAAGCATCCCGGCGCTCCGGGGGCTGCGTTCCGGCAGGCGATACTGGCGCTTCGCGCAAAAGACGATACCTCGTCTCCAGCGGTTTGGGCGCCGCTCGTGTTTGTCGGGACCACCGACCGGGGCGTGCGGTAG
- a CDS encoding glycine zipper 2TM domain-containing protein, with the protein MKKYIAAAVLAALSVPAGPALADPPPWAPAHGKRAKDRGLYDGNGRYYEPRRISHNDRIWRSKDGRYHCRRENGTTGLIIGAAVGALVGRELDGGRDRTVGTIIGAAGGGLLGRAIDRGELKCR; encoded by the coding sequence ATGAAAAAATATATCGCCGCTGCGGTCCTCGCTGCACTCTCCGTTCCGGCTGGCCCGGCGCTGGCGGATCCGCCGCCTTGGGCGCCGGCGCACGGTAAGCGCGCCAAGGATCGTGGCCTCTATGACGGAAATGGGCGCTACTACGAGCCTCGCCGCATTTCGCACAACGATCGCATTTGGCGCAGCAAGGATGGCCGCTACCACTGCCGCCGCGAGAATGGCACGACCGGATTGATCATTGGCGCCGCCGTCGGTGCGCTCGTCGGGCGTGAACTCGATGGCGGGCGTGACCGCACGGTCGGCACGATCATCGGGGCGGCCGGCGGCGGGCTGCTCGGCCGGGCTATCGATCGCGGTGAACTGAAATGCCGCTGA
- a CDS encoding SDR family oxidoreductase gives MTKASQNLTGKAALVTGGSRSIGAAIARRLAADGAAVAITYSASPDSAASVVAEIEAAGGKAIAIAADAGDPDAVRAAVIQTVEAFGGIDILVNNAGVAVNAPIEDFRFEDYERMLAVNVTGVFVATQEAARRMKVGGRIIHIGSSMTRYAAFPTASVYTLTKGAITGFNRSLARDLGPKGITVNAVHPGPTDTDMNPADGPVAAIVGPGMAIGRYGQPAEIASIVAFLASDEAAFVTGADIVADGGLTA, from the coding sequence ATGACCAAAGCTAGCCAGAACCTCACGGGCAAAGCCGCCCTCGTCACCGGCGGCTCGCGCTCGATCGGCGCCGCCATTGCGCGCCGCCTCGCCGCCGACGGCGCGGCCGTCGCCATCACCTACAGCGCGTCGCCCGACAGCGCGGCCAGCGTTGTCGCCGAGATAGAAGCGGCGGGCGGCAAGGCCATCGCCATCGCCGCCGACGCGGGCGATCCGGACGCCGTTCGCGCGGCGGTCATCCAGACCGTCGAAGCCTTCGGCGGCATCGATATCCTCGTCAACAATGCCGGCGTAGCGGTCAATGCGCCGATCGAGGATTTCCGGTTCGAGGATTATGAGCGCATGCTCGCGGTCAACGTCACCGGCGTCTTCGTCGCGACACAGGAAGCCGCGCGGCGCATGAAAGTGGGCGGCCGCATCATCCACATCGGTTCGTCGATGACGCGCTATGCCGCCTTCCCCACCGCGTCGGTCTATACGCTGACCAAGGGCGCGATCACCGGCTTCAACCGCAGCCTCGCGCGCGATCTTGGCCCCAAAGGCATCACGGTGAATGCCGTCCACCCCGGCCCGACCGACACCGACATGAACCCCGCCGACGGCCCCGTCGCCGCGATCGTCGGTCCCGGCATGGCGATCGGCCGCTATGGCCAGCCGGCTGAAATCGCCAGCATCGTCGCTTTCCTTGCCAGCGACGAAGCCGCCTTCGTCACCGGCGCCGACATCGTCGCCGACGGCGGCTTGACCGCCTGA
- a CDS encoding carboxymuconolactone decarboxylase family protein — translation MDDNTIALVSPRGLIGTLRQTNLGTFLRSLSPTSGRTGIFICAGCHSGRIPLVRHGDADFGSGRKEDQMNRLNWSEVAPAGAKALYGVHHYVTNSTALPEELIHLVFLRVSQINGCAHCIDLHTRDLLKTMPIDKIALLPVWHEVPHLFPDQYRAALAWAEEVTRVSETHASDAAYAAAAEAFEPKDLVDLTIAIAAMNAFNRLGAPFRLPVAAKP, via the coding sequence TTGGACGACAATACCATAGCCCTCGTTTCGCCGCGCGGCCTGATTGGTACGCTGCGGCAAACCAATCTCGGGACTTTCTTGCGATCCCTTTCGCCAACATCCGGTCGAACCGGCATTTTTATTTGCGCGGGATGTCACAGCGGAAGAATCCCGCTCGTCAGGCATGGTGACGCCGATTTTGGCTCAGGAAGAAAGGAAGATCAGATGAACCGGTTGAATTGGTCCGAAGTCGCTCCCGCCGGAGCGAAGGCGCTGTACGGTGTGCACCATTATGTCACCAACAGCACGGCCCTCCCTGAAGAACTGATCCACCTCGTCTTCCTCCGGGTCTCCCAGATCAACGGATGCGCGCACTGCATCGATCTGCATACCCGAGACCTTCTCAAGACCATGCCGATCGACAAAATCGCGCTGCTTCCGGTGTGGCATGAAGTCCCGCATCTGTTCCCAGACCAATATCGCGCCGCTCTGGCCTGGGCGGAGGAAGTCACGCGCGTCAGCGAAACCCATGCTTCCGACGCGGCCTATGCAGCAGCAGCCGAGGCATTCGAGCCAAAAGACCTCGTGGATCTGACGATCGCGATTGCGGCGATGAATGCCTTCAACAGGCTGGGCGCACCATTCCGTCTTCCGGTTGCAGCCAAGCCTTGA
- the groL gene encoding chaperonin GroEL (60 kDa chaperone family; promotes refolding of misfolded polypeptides especially under stressful conditions; forms two stacked rings of heptamers to form a barrel-shaped 14mer; ends can be capped by GroES; misfolded proteins enter the barrel where they are refolded when GroES binds): protein MAAKEVKFSSDARDRMLRGVDTLANAVKVTLGPKGRNVVIEKSFGAPRITKDGVTVAKEIELADKFENMGAQMLREVASKQNDKAGDGTTTATVLAQAIVREGSKAVAAGMNPMDVKRGIDLAVSTVVEDLKAHAKSVEANSEIAQVATISANGDEEVGKILAEAMEKVGNEGVITVEEAKSLATELETVEGMQFDRGYLSPYFITNAEKLKVELDDPYILIHEKKLSNLQAMLPLLESVVQSGRPLLIIAEDVEGDALATLVVNRLRGGLKVAAVKAPGFGDRRKAMLEDIAVLTGGNVVSEELGIKLESVTINMLGRAKKVVIDKDNTTIVDGVGSRSDIDGRIAQIRQQIETTTSDYDREKLQERLAKLAGGVAVIRVGGATEVEVKEKKDRVDDALHATRAAVEEGILPGGGIALLRSLKALEGLKAANDDQQSGIDIVRRALRAPARQIADNAGEDGAWIVGKLLESEDYSWGFNAATGEYQDLVKAGVIDPAKVVRTALQDAASVASLLITTEALVAELPKEEKAAPMPAMDF from the coding sequence ATGGCTGCCAAGGAAGTGAAGTTTTCGTCGGACGCGCGTGATCGCATGCTGCGCGGCGTCGATACGCTTGCAAATGCGGTGAAGGTGACGCTGGGTCCGAAGGGCCGCAACGTCGTGATCGAGAAAAGCTTCGGCGCACCGCGCATCACCAAGGACGGCGTCACCGTCGCCAAGGAAATCGAGCTTGCCGACAAGTTCGAGAATATGGGCGCGCAGATGCTGCGCGAGGTCGCCTCGAAGCAGAACGACAAGGCCGGCGACGGCACGACCACCGCGACCGTACTCGCGCAGGCGATCGTTCGCGAAGGCTCGAAGGCGGTCGCCGCGGGCATGAACCCGATGGACGTCAAGCGCGGCATCGATCTTGCCGTGAGCACCGTCGTCGAAGACCTGAAGGCCCATGCGAAGTCGGTCGAGGCGAACAGCGAAATCGCGCAGGTCGCGACGATCTCGGCGAATGGCGACGAAGAGGTCGGCAAGATCCTCGCCGAGGCGATGGAGAAGGTCGGCAACGAAGGCGTGATCACCGTCGAGGAAGCGAAGAGCCTCGCGACCGAACTCGAGACGGTCGAGGGCATGCAGTTCGACCGCGGCTACCTCAGCCCTTATTTCATCACCAATGCCGAGAAGCTGAAGGTCGAACTCGACGACCCCTATATCCTCATCCACGAGAAGAAGCTCTCGAACCTGCAGGCGATGCTGCCGCTCCTCGAGAGCGTCGTCCAGTCGGGCCGGCCACTGCTCATCATCGCCGAGGATGTCGAGGGCGACGCGCTCGCAACGCTCGTCGTCAATCGCCTGCGCGGCGGCCTCAAGGTCGCGGCGGTCAAGGCGCCGGGCTTTGGCGACCGCCGCAAGGCGATGCTCGAGGATATCGCGGTGCTCACCGGCGGCAATGTCGTCAGCGAGGAACTCGGCATCAAGCTCGAGAGCGTCACGATCAACATGCTCGGGCGCGCGAAGAAGGTCGTCATCGACAAGGATAATACGACGATCGTTGACGGCGTCGGTTCGAGGTCGGATATCGACGGCCGTATCGCGCAGATCCGCCAGCAGATCGAGACGACCACCAGCGATTATGACCGCGAGAAGCTGCAGGAGCGGCTCGCCAAGCTCGCGGGAGGCGTCGCTGTGATCCGCGTCGGCGGCGCGACCGAGGTCGAGGTCAAGGAGAAGAAGGATCGCGTCGACGACGCGCTGCACGCGACGCGTGCAGCCGTGGAAGAAGGCATCCTGCCCGGCGGCGGTATCGCACTTCTCCGCTCGCTGAAGGCGCTCGAAGGCCTGAAGGCCGCGAACGACGACCAGCAGTCGGGCATCGACATCGTCCGCCGCGCGCTCCGCGCGCCGGCGCGCCAGATCGCCGACAATGCCGGCGAGGATGGTGCGTGGATTGTCGGCAAGCTGCTCGAAAGCGAGGACTATAGCTGGGGCTTCAACGCCGCGACGGGCGAATATCAGGACCTCGTCAAGGCGGGCGTGATCGACCCTGCGAAGGTCGTGCGCACCGCGCTGCAGGATGCGGCCTCGGTTGCGTCGCTCCTGATCACCACCGAGGCGCTCGTCGCCGAGCTGCCGAAGGAAGAGAAGGCCGCGCCGATGCCGGCGATGGACTTCTGA
- a CDS encoding response regulator, translated as MMIRVFLVEDDPLVAMMLEGYLDVLGHEIVVTAATVAEALDLVAKQDFDLAILDVHLADGKTSEAVAAALSDAGKAFIATSGDATIMAAEFDGRPVLRKPFRIAELERAIAAITG; from the coding sequence ATGATGATAAGGGTGTTTCTTGTAGAAGACGATCCGCTGGTGGCGATGATGCTTGAGGGGTATCTCGACGTGCTTGGACACGAGATCGTAGTAACCGCAGCGACCGTCGCGGAGGCACTGGATCTCGTCGCGAAGCAAGATTTCGACCTCGCAATATTGGATGTTCACCTTGCCGATGGCAAAACGAGCGAGGCGGTCGCTGCCGCGTTGAGCGATGCCGGGAAGGCGTTCATAGCGACGAGCGGAGATGCGACGATCATGGCGGCTGAATTTGATGGCCGGCCAGTTCTTCGCAAACCTTTCAGGATTGCCGAGCTCGAACGGGCAATCGCCGCTATAACGGGGTAG